One segment of Alkaliphilus flagellatus DNA contains the following:
- a CDS encoding sigma-54-dependent transcriptional regulator, with product MPVMDGIEALQRIKETKEGIPVIMLTAYGTMESAVEAMKLGALDYISKPFDIEELKIQIKKSLDVGELKEQVSYLKEELERSTGGTIIGESLKMKEVLKVVERVANTNATILVLGESGTGKEVIANAIHYNSDRRDKPYVKVNCGAIPENLIESELFGYEKGAFTGATARKIGKFERARGGTIFLDEVGELDLAMQVKLLRVLQEKEFERVGGNEVVKIDIRVIAATNRDLLNMVQEGSFREDLYYRLNVIPMQIPPLRDRKEDIPLLIEYFLDRYGKDIGRKNMSINREAQEKLIAYKWNGNIRELENVVERMAILSQDNIIKVENLPREIVYSEIVEEEFLLPQKGICIEGLERSLILQALERTEYNQTKAAKLLGMSRHTLLYRMEKYKIEKRLHNIYNATILKY from the coding sequence ATGCCTGTAATGGATGGAATAGAAGCACTCCAAAGGATAAAAGAAACTAAGGAAGGTATTCCTGTAATTATGCTAACAGCCTATGGGACCATGGAATCAGCAGTAGAAGCTATGAAACTAGGGGCACTAGATTATATTTCTAAGCCCTTCGATATAGAAGAATTAAAAATACAAATTAAAAAGTCTTTAGATGTAGGTGAACTTAAGGAGCAAGTAAGCTATTTAAAGGAAGAACTAGAGAGAAGCACAGGAGGGACAATTATCGGCGAAAGTCTAAAAATGAAAGAAGTATTAAAAGTCGTAGAACGGGTAGCCAATACAAATGCTACAATTTTAGTATTAGGGGAAAGTGGTACTGGTAAGGAAGTTATTGCTAATGCCATCCATTATAATAGTGATCGTAGAGATAAGCCCTATGTGAAAGTGAATTGTGGAGCTATTCCAGAAAATTTAATAGAGAGCGAACTTTTTGGTTATGAGAAAGGTGCCTTTACAGGAGCTACTGCTAGAAAAATTGGTAAGTTTGAAAGGGCTAGGGGAGGGACTATATTTTTAGATGAGGTTGGAGAACTAGATTTAGCGATGCAAGTAAAGCTTTTGAGGGTATTGCAAGAAAAGGAGTTTGAACGAGTTGGAGGAAACGAGGTTGTTAAAATCGATATTCGAGTGATTGCTGCGACTAATAGAGATCTACTAAATATGGTACAGGAGGGCAGTTTCAGAGAGGATTTATACTATCGTCTTAATGTAATTCCAATGCAGATCCCCCCTCTAAGGGATAGAAAAGAGGATATTCCCTTATTGATTGAATATTTCTTAGATCGCTATGGAAAGGATATCGGAAGGAAAAATATGTCCATAAACCGAGAGGCTCAGGAAAAGCTTATCGCGTATAAATGGAATGGAAATATTCGAGAACTAGAAAATGTAGTGGAACGAATGGCTATTTTATCTCAAGATAATATAATTAAAGTGGAGAATTTACCAAGGGAAATTGTTTATTCTGAAATAGTAGAAGAAGAATTTCTTTTGCCACAAAAAGGTATTTGTATAGAAGGTTTAGAAAGGAGTTTAATCCTTCAAGCTTTAGAGCGAACAGAATATAATCAGACAAAAGCAGCAAAACTGTTAGGTATGAGTAGGCATACACTGCTTTATAGAATGGAAAAGTATAAAATTGAAAAACGGCTACATAACATATATAATGCAACTATTTTAAAGTATTAA
- a CDS encoding two-component system sensor histidine kinase NtrB codes for MNDEKKYKLVIILLLILITGLHYSTQSSLWGIHDFYRRLYYLPIILGAFKFRLRGGFIISTLVVLIYAPHLLIYFGEINIEVINQFLESGMFMVVGLITGYLVEQDYKRGKALEYQVVKIANLENYTHNILESIDSGVIAFESEGQLGTVNRRIERILGKQEEVKRFISQEGIVEEINKVLLGKEKIIKRGLSYVKDKDEEIYIEMTIHPIENMSKVREGAVVVVQDKTTVKKLEDQVRRGERLAAVGQLASGIAHEIRNPLGIIKTISQTINQDVRDEDLKEGLDIIKYEIDRANKVIQGLLDFAKPNKIQDCRIDLGKLLEELVLVTRKFGKQQNVELILNRMKESKIEGDPDKLKQAFVNIILNGIQAMKNGGKLEITLGNSEGKWIIISFKDEGEGILEEVFDQIFNPFFTTKESGTGLGLSITHRIIEEHNGKIEFNSKLWEGTEMKVYLPLLEKEATYV; via the coding sequence ATGAATGATGAAAAAAAATATAAATTAGTAATTATTTTATTACTCATTTTAATAACTGGACTCCATTATTCTACTCAATCTAGTCTATGGGGTATTCATGATTTTTACAGAAGATTATATTACCTTCCTATTATTTTAGGAGCATTTAAATTCCGACTAAGGGGAGGGTTTATTATTTCAACTTTAGTGGTATTAATCTATGCTCCACACCTTTTGATTTATTTTGGAGAAATTAACATTGAGGTTATCAATCAGTTTTTAGAGTCAGGAATGTTTATGGTTGTAGGATTAATAACTGGATACTTGGTAGAACAGGACTATAAGAGAGGGAAAGCACTTGAATATCAAGTAGTTAAGATCGCAAATTTAGAGAATTATACTCATAATATTTTAGAAAGTATAGATAGTGGTGTTATAGCCTTTGAGTCTGAAGGTCAATTGGGCACTGTAAATAGACGGATAGAGAGAATATTAGGTAAACAGGAAGAGGTAAAGAGGTTTATATCCCAAGAAGGTATAGTGGAAGAAATTAATAAAGTACTATTAGGCAAGGAAAAGATTATTAAAAGAGGATTGAGTTATGTTAAGGACAAAGATGAGGAAATATATATTGAAATGACAATACATCCTATAGAAAATATGTCTAAGGTTCGAGAAGGTGCTGTAGTTGTGGTGCAGGATAAAACTACAGTGAAAAAGCTTGAAGACCAAGTCCGACGTGGGGAACGTTTGGCGGCTGTGGGGCAGTTAGCCTCGGGTATTGCCCATGAAATACGAAATCCTCTAGGTATTATTAAAACTATAAGTCAAACAATTAATCAAGATGTGAGGGATGAAGATTTAAAAGAAGGTCTAGATATTATTAAGTATGAAATTGATAGGGCTAATAAGGTAATTCAAGGTCTTTTAGACTTTGCAAAACCAAATAAAATACAGGATTGTAGGATAGACCTAGGAAAACTATTAGAGGAATTAGTGCTGGTAACACGTAAATTTGGAAAACAGCAAAATGTAGAATTAATTTTAAATAGAATGAAAGAAAGCAAAATAGAAGGAGATCCTGACAAATTAAAGCAGGCATTCGTCAATATTATACTAAATGGAATACAAGCCATGAAAAATGGAGGAAAGCTTGAGATTACACTAGGGAATAGTGAGGGAAAATGGATAATTATCTCTTTTAAAGATGAGGGAGAAGGAATTTTGGAGGAAGTATTTGATCAAATTTTTAATCCATTCTTTACCACTAAGGAAAGTGGTACAGGGTTAGGTTTATCTATTACACACAGAATTATAGAAGAGCATAATGGGAAAATTGAATTCAATAGTAAATTATGGGAAGGGACAGAGATGAAGGTGTACTTACCTCTGCTAGAAAAGGAGGCAACCTATGTCTAA
- a CDS encoding zinc ribbon domain-containing protein, producing MPTIVCIVFFLSMYFFLRDYNNSTNQDEIEYIHCNGCGEKVNGSNEFCPYCKETLKEECPHCRKMVHINWRYCPYCGIAKENRWLNE from the coding sequence ATGCCGACGATAGTTTGTATTGTATTTTTTTTGAGTATGTACTTTTTTTTAAGGGATTATAATAACAGCACTAACCAGGATGAAATCGAATATATTCATTGTAATGGCTGCGGAGAAAAAGTGAATGGATCCAATGAATTTTGTCCCTATTGTAAAGAAACGTTAAAGGAAGAGTGTCCCCATTGTAGAAAAATGGTTCATATTAATTGGAGGTACTGTCCATATTGTGGAATAGCAAAGGAAAATAGGTGGTTAAATGAATGA
- a CDS encoding DUF2933 domain-containing protein → MNHQNRKGKSSGILMLLCCLVPILVVLILPRLGFELGPIGRLAPYAMFLICPIMHIGMMIAISKGNKKGDCHQSEYIGKQK, encoded by the coding sequence ATGAATCATCAAAATCGCAAAGGAAAAAGTAGCGGTATTTTAATGTTACTATGTTGCTTAGTTCCCATACTAGTTGTTTTGATTCTACCAAGATTGGGATTTGAACTGGGACCTATAGGTAGGTTAGCACCTTATGCAATGTTTTTGATCTGTCCCATAATGCATATTGGAATGATGATAGCTATATCTAAAGGTAATAAAAAAGGAGACTGTCATCAATCTGAATACATTGGAAAACAAAAATAA
- a CDS encoding LDCC motif putative metal-binding protein: MKKWFEKLLKSIEDANKQNFGNQKLDCCDLNSNKKNTNNQQKK; the protein is encoded by the coding sequence GTGAAAAAGTGGTTTGAAAAATTATTAAAATCAATTGAAGATGCAAATAAGCAAAACTTCGGAAATCAGAAGCTGGATTGCTGCGATTTAAATAGTAATAAGAAAAATACAAACAATCAGCAGAAAAAATAA
- a CDS encoding SHOCT domain-containing protein: MMGYGYGLMGGFGMIIPVILIVLVIYAVVKLMQNNNGNYDMRNGKNDAIDILNQRYAKGEISEEEYMQKKKMLRD, from the coding sequence ATGATGGGTTATGGATATGGATTGATGGGTGGATTTGGTATGATTATTCCAGTAATATTAATAGTATTGGTCATATATGCAGTAGTGAAATTAATGCAGAATAATAATGGGAATTATGATATGCGAAATGGGAAAAATGATGCTATTGATATCTTAAATCAAAGATATGCAAAGGGAGAAATTTCAGAAGAAGAGTATATGCAAAAGAAGAAAATGTTAAGAGATTGA
- a CDS encoding alpha/beta hydrolase family protein: MEKLKLDDFIRYKFLSNIIHSLNGEKVCFTVNEADLDSNKYLSNIWIYYNEDNTYRQLTSSNEDKMFLWLGDNETILFSSLRDLKDKEKVKEGEVFTQFYKISINGGEAKKAFRISKKVTSIKQIDDNTYIFTARFNLYNKELDKLSEEERNLELKTQKEEKDYEILDEIPFWSNGVGFTNKSRNRLYIYNVLTNSYNLITDDFTNVSSVNLNDKKDKVIFIGQSFENKMELENSIYVYDLLKQTIEKVETPYTVMHGYANFIDDNKIVYIGKDMVKYGMNENSKFYILDVKEQKTTCITPDLDCNLTNSVGSDCRYGISPASSIQKSGDNIYFISTEGEYSYLNRLNMNGEIEKLTSNNGSVDDFSVNDNRDILFIGLRDTKLQEIYLLKDNKEHQISEFNQWVKETKSIIKPEKITVETSNNIFIDGWIIRPVDFQEDRKYPAILDIHGGPKTAYGEVFYHEMQYWANEGYVVFFCNPRGSDGKGNNFADIRGKYGTIDYDDIMKFTDVVLEKYTFIDKDKVGVTGGSYGGFMTNWIIGHTDRFKAAASQRSISNWISKFGTTDIGYYFNHDQIGATPWDNQEKLWDHSPLKYAHRAKTPTLFIHSEEDYRCWLVEGIQMFTALKYHNVEARLCMFRGENHELSRSGKPKHRIRRLKEITDWFDKYLK; the protein is encoded by the coding sequence GTGGAAAAACTGAAGCTAGATGATTTTATAAGGTATAAGTTTTTGTCAAATATAATACATTCTTTAAACGGTGAGAAAGTTTGTTTTACTGTGAACGAAGCTGACTTAGATAGTAACAAGTATCTATCTAATATATGGATTTATTATAATGAAGATAATACATATAGGCAATTAACATCATCTAATGAAGACAAAATGTTTCTATGGCTAGGAGATAATGAAACCATTTTATTTTCAAGTTTAAGAGATTTAAAGGATAAGGAAAAGGTTAAAGAAGGAGAAGTGTTTACCCAGTTTTATAAAATTAGCATTAATGGTGGAGAGGCTAAAAAAGCATTTAGAATTTCTAAAAAAGTAACTTCTATTAAACAGATTGATGACAATACATATATTTTTACTGCTAGGTTTAATCTCTATAATAAAGAACTAGATAAATTATCAGAAGAAGAAAGAAATCTAGAGTTAAAAACACAAAAGGAAGAGAAGGATTATGAGATTTTAGATGAGATTCCATTTTGGAGCAATGGGGTAGGCTTTACAAATAAAAGTAGAAATAGATTATATATCTATAATGTTTTAACAAATAGCTATAATTTGATTACAGATGATTTTACCAACGTAAGTAGTGTAAATTTAAATGATAAAAAGGATAAAGTTATTTTTATTGGACAAAGTTTTGAGAATAAAATGGAACTTGAAAATTCAATATATGTATATGACTTACTGAAACAAACAATAGAAAAAGTAGAAACTCCTTACACGGTTATGCATGGATATGCTAATTTTATTGACGATAATAAAATAGTGTATATAGGAAAAGATATGGTTAAATACGGAATGAATGAAAATAGCAAGTTTTATATCTTAGATGTTAAGGAGCAAAAAACAACTTGCATTACTCCAGATTTAGACTGTAATTTAACTAATTCTGTTGGGTCCGATTGTAGATATGGAATTTCTCCAGCATCTAGCATTCAAAAAAGTGGAGATAATATATATTTTATTTCAACGGAAGGAGAATATTCATATTTAAATAGATTAAACATGAATGGAGAAATCGAAAAATTAACTTCTAACAATGGAAGTGTAGATGACTTCTCTGTAAATGATAATAGGGATATTTTATTTATTGGGTTAAGGGATACAAAGCTTCAAGAGATATATTTACTAAAAGATAATAAAGAGCATCAAATTTCGGAATTTAATCAATGGGTTAAGGAAACAAAATCAATAATTAAGCCTGAAAAAATCACCGTAGAAACCTCTAATAATATATTTATTGATGGTTGGATTATAAGGCCAGTAGATTTTCAAGAAGATAGAAAATACCCAGCAATTTTAGATATTCATGGGGGACCAAAGACGGCTTATGGGGAAGTTTTTTATCATGAAATGCAATATTGGGCTAACGAAGGATATGTAGTTTTCTTTTGTAATCCTAGGGGTAGCGATGGAAAAGGAAATAATTTTGCTGATATTCGAGGTAAATATGGAACTATAGACTATGATGATATAATGAAGTTTACTGATGTGGTATTAGAAAAATATACATTTATAGATAAGGATAAGGTAGGTGTTACTGGAGGCTCCTATGGTGGTTTTATGACGAACTGGATTATAGGGCATACAGATCGATTTAAGGCTGCCGCATCCCAAAGAAGTATTTCGAACTGGATTTCTAAATTTGGAACAACGGACATAGGATATTATTTTAACCATGATCAAATAGGAGCAACTCCATGGGATAATCAAGAAAAACTATGGGACCATTCACCATTAAAGTATGCCCATCGTGCAAAGACTCCTACATTATTCATACATTCAGAAGAGGACTACCGATGCTGGTTAGTAGAGGGAATACAAATGTTTACTGCTTTAAAATATCATAATGTGGAAGCAAGACTTTGTATGTTTAGGGGAGAAAATCACGAGTTAAGTAGAAGTGGAAAACCAAAACACCGCATTAGAAGGCTAAAAGAGATTACAGATTGGTTTGATAAATACTTAAAATAA
- a CDS encoding EAL domain-containing protein, giving the protein MRNKKGGIAFKNKIWFWSFIAIITVISIITSFSKATPQKAYREDAITIRVAGDENHPPYEYTDEIGNYKGFNVDIINALSIELGIDIEFIPMKWRDAIEALEKREVDAIQGMSKTEERQKKFLFATPTVINSQSIFVMKETSIISSLEDLVGLRVAFQYGDINHENIMDTSGIIMLPKKNQEEAIDALLNGDADAYIGNRLTGLFYLQKYRKSFLVKMVGDQMNTVEYGPVTYNGNEELVNLFNEGIELLKKSGTYDKIYAKWFGQEVIDGKNILKTYLEEIILSLIIIITVFSLFIIWNKKLKKEVSKRTMELETANKELLLHQQKINNLAYYDSVTMLPNRLFLVETLNKYIENASIENSRFAVLHLDLDRFKHINDTLGHNTGDKVLKLVGKRIEKLMEKEDFFARIGGDEFIILKGHINNDAETIDMANAIIEEFNRPFEISGYQLFLTTSIGISIYPYGGENSNDLIKNSDISMYVAKGNGGNCYYVYNKALSEKQMENLILINELRQALENNELIMFYQPIIDTVKGQVVGMEALLRWNKPEQGFISPDKFIPLAEETGLIIPIGEWVLKSVCIQNKRWIDRGYNAKRVFVNISARQFQQKDFFEKIITILNETGLDPNYLGLEITETTVVQDIKYTIEILNKLKDIGVSISIDDFGTGYSSFNYLKDMKVDGLKIDRSFIGETNNNCRKRAIAKTIILLAHQLNLTVTAEGVETKEQLEFLKENDCDYVQGYYYSKPISADEFEKFLD; this is encoded by the coding sequence ATAAGAAATAAAAAAGGAGGGATTGCTTTCAAAAATAAAATTTGGTTTTGGTCATTTATAGCTATTATTACGGTTATATCCATAATTACATCCTTTTCAAAGGCCACTCCACAAAAAGCCTATAGAGAAGATGCTATAACTATACGGGTAGCAGGGGACGAAAATCATCCTCCTTATGAATATACAGATGAGATTGGAAATTATAAAGGTTTTAATGTTGATATAATAAATGCGTTATCTATAGAGTTAGGAATAGATATAGAGTTTATACCAATGAAATGGAGAGATGCTATAGAAGCTCTTGAAAAAAGAGAAGTTGATGCTATACAGGGAATGTCTAAGACAGAAGAAAGACAAAAAAAATTTTTATTCGCTACTCCTACGGTAATTAACTCTCAGTCTATTTTTGTAATGAAGGAAACTAGTATTATTTCAAGTTTAGAAGATTTAGTGGGTTTAAGGGTTGCATTTCAATACGGGGACATAAATCATGAAAACATAATGGATACTTCAGGTATAATTATGCTTCCTAAAAAAAACCAAGAAGAAGCAATAGACGCATTATTAAATGGTGATGCAGATGCTTATATAGGAAATAGGCTTACAGGATTATTTTATTTACAAAAATACAGAAAGTCATTTTTAGTGAAGATGGTAGGCGATCAGATGAATACTGTAGAGTATGGCCCTGTAACTTACAATGGAAATGAAGAGTTAGTTAATTTATTTAATGAAGGAATTGAGCTTTTAAAGAAAAGTGGAACCTATGATAAAATATATGCCAAGTGGTTTGGTCAAGAAGTTATTGATGGAAAAAACATATTAAAAACATATTTAGAAGAAATTATATTATCACTAATAATTATAATAACAGTTTTTTCTCTTTTTATAATTTGGAATAAAAAATTAAAAAAAGAGGTTTCGAAGAGGACAATGGAACTAGAGACTGCAAATAAGGAATTACTATTACATCAACAAAAAATAAATAATCTTGCCTACTATGACTCTGTAACAATGTTACCTAATAGACTTTTTCTTGTAGAAACTTTAAATAAATATATTGAAAATGCTAGTATAGAGAATAGTAGATTTGCAGTTTTGCATCTTGACCTTGATAGATTTAAACATATAAATGATACACTAGGACATAATACGGGCGATAAAGTTCTAAAACTTGTAGGAAAAAGAATAGAAAAGCTCATGGAAAAAGAAGATTTTTTTGCACGTATTGGTGGGGATGAATTTATTATTTTAAAAGGACATATAAATAATGATGCAGAAACAATAGACATGGCAAATGCAATTATTGAAGAATTTAATAGGCCATTTGAAATATCAGGATATCAGTTGTTTTTAACTACTAGTATTGGCATAAGTATATATCCATATGGAGGAGAAAATTCTAACGATCTGATAAAAAACTCTGATATATCAATGTATGTAGCTAAAGGCAATGGTGGAAACTGTTATTATGTTTATAATAAAGCATTAAGCGAAAAACAAATGGAAAATTTAATTTTAATAAATGAACTAAGACAAGCCCTTGAAAATAATGAGTTAATTATGTTTTACCAACCAATAATAGATACTGTAAAGGGGCAAGTTGTAGGCATGGAAGCTTTACTAAGATGGAATAAACCTGAACAAGGGTTTATTAGCCCAGATAAATTTATTCCATTAGCTGAAGAGACAGGATTAATTATACCTATAGGTGAATGGGTGTTAAAAAGCGTTTGTATACAAAATAAAAGATGGATAGATAGAGGTTATAATGCAAAAAGAGTATTTGTTAATATTTCAGCTCGGCAATTCCAACAGAAAGATTTTTTTGAAAAAATAATAACTATTTTAAATGAAACAGGACTGGATCCTAATTATCTTGGTCTTGAAATTACTGAAACTACAGTAGTTCAAGATATAAAATATACTATTGAAATATTAAACAAGCTTAAAGATATAGGTGTAAGTATTTCTATAGATGATTTTGGCACAGGATATTCCAGTTTTAACTACTTAAAAGATATGAAGGTGGATGGACTTAAGATTGATAGGTCTTTTATTGGTGAAACAAATAATAATTGTAGAAAGAGAGCTATTGCAAAAACTATTATACTTTTAGCTCACCAATTGAATTTAACTGTAACTGCAGAAGGTGTAGAAACTAAAGAACAGCTAGAGTTTTTAAAAGAAAATGATTGTGATTATGTTCAAGGATATTATTATAGTAAGCCAATATCAGCGGATGAATTTGAAAAGTTTTTAGATTAA
- a CDS encoding rhomboid family intramembrane serine protease, translating into MLKKIQYNSPAILTFTILSFISLILGQLTSNFSTALLFSVYRSSLADIFFYFRLIGHVLGHADLQHFLGNFLIILLIGPILEEKYGSRVIIRMMLITAIITGILNILLFDTALLGASGIVFMLILLSSFVNTQEGKIPLTLILIIILFVGREIIDVFFANDNISQLTHIVGGLCGGIFGFYIDRRKWRISA; encoded by the coding sequence ATGTTAAAAAAAATTCAATATAACTCACCTGCCATACTAACCTTTACAATATTATCTTTTATATCTCTAATACTAGGGCAGTTAACTAGTAATTTCTCTACAGCTTTACTTTTTTCTGTATACAGGAGTTCATTAGCAGATATATTTTTCTATTTTAGACTTATAGGACATGTGTTAGGCCATGCAGATTTACAGCACTTTTTAGGTAATTTTCTTATTATATTACTAATAGGCCCTATCTTAGAAGAAAAATATGGTTCTCGGGTTATAATCCGCATGATGTTAATTACAGCTATTATTACGGGGATATTAAATATTTTATTGTTTGACACTGCATTACTAGGTGCAAGTGGCATTGTATTTATGCTTATTCTACTTAGCTCCTTTGTTAATACTCAAGAAGGTAAAATTCCATTGACCCTTATTCTAATTATTATTCTTTTTGTTGGAAGGGAAATAATAGATGTGTTTTTTGCAAATGATAATATTTCTCAACTCACTCATATAGTTGGTGGTCTATGCGGTGGTATTTTTGGATTTTATATAGATCGACGAAAATGGAGAATATCAGCATAA
- a CDS encoding FprA family A-type flavoprotein has translation MSAVEIKKGIYWVGAVDWDIREFHGPSYHTTRGTTYNAYLIIDDKITLVDLVDADFVDVMLDNIREIVDPSKIDYVVVNHVEPDHSGAFPTLMKYAKNAKVFCSKNGKDAMLHHYFGDYSYEVVKTGDVIELGKRTIKFVEAPMLHWPDSMFSYVEEESLLFPNDAFGQHLASTGRFDDENDMCTIMEEAKRYYANILMPFSALVVRKIEEIVKMGLKIDMIAPSHGIIWRSSPEKIIEKYMQWGKGETTKKAVIAYDTMWFSTEKMARSIIEGLSSEGVETKLYKISRSDVNDIMTDILDAKAVLVASSTINNTMLPDVAYFLEELVGLRPVKKIGASFGSYGWGKGAVANIEKRIKDAGISIVKEGLQIKYVPTEEDLKACYEFGKEIGKMIE, from the coding sequence ATGTCAGCTGTGGAAATTAAAAAGGGGATTTATTGGGTAGGTGCAGTAGACTGGGATATTAGAGAGTTTCACGGCCCATCATACCACACTACTAGGGGAACTACATATAATGCATATCTAATTATAGACGATAAAATAACATTAGTAGACCTTGTAGATGCAGACTTTGTAGATGTAATGCTTGATAATATTAGAGAAATCGTTGATCCTAGTAAAATAGATTATGTTGTAGTTAATCATGTGGAACCAGACCACTCTGGTGCCTTCCCAACTCTTATGAAGTATGCTAAAAATGCTAAGGTATTTTGCAGCAAAAATGGTAAGGATGCAATGTTACATCATTATTTTGGTGATTATAGCTATGAAGTTGTAAAAACAGGAGATGTAATTGAGTTAGGAAAAAGAACAATTAAATTTGTTGAGGCGCCAATGCTACACTGGCCAGATAGCATGTTTTCTTATGTAGAAGAAGAATCTTTACTTTTTCCTAACGATGCATTTGGTCAGCATCTAGCTTCTACTGGTAGATTTGATGATGAAAATGATATGTGTACAATAATGGAAGAGGCAAAACGCTATTATGCTAATATTTTAATGCCATTTAGTGCATTGGTGGTTAGGAAAATAGAAGAAATTGTAAAGATGGGACTAAAAATAGATATGATTGCTCCAAGTCACGGTATTATTTGGAGAAGTTCTCCAGAGAAAATTATAGAAAAATATATGCAGTGGGGCAAAGGTGAAACTACAAAGAAAGCTGTAATTGCTTATGACACAATGTGGTTCAGCACAGAAAAAATGGCGAGATCTATTATTGAGGGTTTATCTAGTGAAGGTGTAGAAACAAAGTTATACAAAATATCTAGAAGCGATGTTAATGATATTATGACAGATATTTTAGATGCAAAGGCAGTACTTGTTGCTTCTTCCACAATAAATAATACTATGCTCCCAGATGTAGCTTACTTCCTAGAAGAATTAGTAGGATTAAGGCCAGTAAAGAAAATAGGAGCTTCATTTGGTTCATATGGATGGGGCAAGGGAGCAGTTGCTAATATAGAAAAAAGAATAAAAGATGCAGGTATTAGTATTGTTAAAGAAGGTTTACAAATAAAATATGTTCCTACGGAAGAAGATCTTAAAGCATGTTACGAATTTGGAAAAGAGATTGGAAAAATGATAGAGTAG